The DNA segment GCACCCTGTCTTACTTCTAAAGTCATTAATATACGGTATTAAGTCATTTACATTTATATATTCCGTATCAAGTAGAATAAGCTCTCCTCTGTCAACAAATTCAGTCCATAGTTCTTGCTGTTCTGTGTCCAGTTGCTCATATTGCGAACGTACAGAGAATGTAAGTGTATGGCTGTAAGTTTTACCCTCTAACTCACAAACGAACGATACAGCGGTTAAATCGCCAATTAAGGATAGGTCAATTCCGACATAAGTTCTATTTTTATTAAATACAGATAAATTAAAGTCTGTTAGTTTAGTGTCTTGCGGAGTGAAGTAGTAAGCTGTATCCTGCATAGGTAAGCCCATATTAAACGCTAAGAACTTATTCTGTAACGCTGGGTCTCCTTGCGCAAGCTCGTACTCCTCAATAACTCCTGACCACTTAGGAACATTGCCAATAAGTGGTAAAGCCATAGTCCAATTCTTTTTATCTTTGACCTGCTCATGATTTTCTAGCATGTAAAGCAAGCCGAATGACCTATCATTGTAAAATTCTTCTTCTGATTTGAATCGTTCAACAAGTTTATCATAAAGTCCGTCGCGTTTAAGTCCGCCAGAAGTGATGTAAATACTTTGCCAGTTATCTTGTTTTTGACGTGAACCTTTATTAACTGACTCTGTTATATCCTCGCCATAGGTATGGACTTCATCAAATATATTAAGGGAACTGTTACCACCTTGCGCTCGTAAAGTATCATTTGTTTGCTTTTTAAAAGTGGTTTTGAAAGACGTAAATTCTAGCCCTTGTTTTGTACTCTTGAAAATCTTGTTTTCATTGTACACTCTTAATGTATCACTTGCTTCCGTTTGATTCCTAACTTGGTCAAATACGTGTCTAGCCTGTGTATTATCGTATGCAATAACTAGACTTTCTCCGCCATATTGTCCGCCTAAAATCATCCAGTTAAGCACGCGCGTAGCCATTAAACTAGACTTACCTGATCCACGGCCTAAATTAAGAAAAATCTCATTAATTAGGTTGACTTGAACACCTTTTTCATCAACCATATCATAGCCTAACATTAACTCATACCACCAT comes from the Leptotrichia sp. OH3620_COT-345 genome and includes:
- a CDS encoding terminase TerL endonuclease subunit, which produces MYYLNKMLEYNKENGIIINKYIRKTIQKQIRIHNKYIYRYDRVTQAIEWIEDNFYLTTGNLMKIELLPTQKWWYELMLGYDMVDEKGVQVNLINEIFLNLGRGSGKSSLMATRVLNWMILGGQYGGESLVIAYDNTQARHVFDQVRNQTEASDTLRVYNENKIFKSTKQGLEFTSFKTTFKKQTNDTLRAQGGNSSLNIFDEVHTYGEDITESVNKGSRQKQDNWQSIYITSGGLKRDGLYDKLVERFKSEEEFYNDRSFGLLYMLENHEQVKDKKNWTMALPLIGNVPKWSGVIEEYELAQGDPALQNKFLAFNMGLPMQDTAYYFTPQDTKLTDFNLSVFNKNRTYVGIDLSLIGDLTAVSFVCELEGKTYSHTLTFSVRSQYEQLDTEQQELWTEFVDRGELILLDTEYINVNDLIPYINDFRSKTGC